The following proteins come from a genomic window of Mammaliicoccus sp. Marseille-Q6498:
- a CDS encoding FusB/FusC family EF-G-binding protein yields MNNYIQPYQYVSIKQKSEQLLNVYKSVNDPKTIDTFQAMTYDHISQLFEEEHSEVEQFTNIIMNQKISRAQADKLLLGLKSYVIPFEQPSNKQLEKVFKKTKKLKIPDWENIDLKESSYIGWNDSGKQKKFIVLYEDEKLTGVVGDLSPTIKPGVCSICKKESNVSMFLSTTKSKGDGTYTKNGNYICHDSERCNQQLDHLDGLYEFVQTVKMK; encoded by the coding sequence ATGAATAATTATATACAACCATATCAATACGTTAGTATTAAACAAAAGTCCGAACAATTACTAAATGTCTATAAATCAGTGAATGATCCAAAAACAATCGATACTTTTCAAGCGATGACTTACGATCATATTTCACAACTTTTTGAAGAGGAACATTCTGAAGTAGAACAGTTCACTAATATTATCATGAATCAAAAAATTTCACGCGCACAAGCCGACAAATTATTATTAGGTCTGAAATCTTATGTTATACCATTCGAACAACCTTCCAATAAACAATTAGAAAAAGTCTTCAAGAAAACTAAAAAGTTAAAAATTCCAGATTGGGAAAATATAGATTTAAAAGAATCATCTTATATTGGCTGGAACGATTCCGGTAAACAAAAGAAATTCATCGTGCTATATGAAGACGAAAAATTAACCGGTGTCGTTGGTGATTTGTCACCTACTATTAAACCAGGTGTTTGTAGTATATGTAAAAAAGAATCAAACGTTTCAATGTTCCTTTCAACAACTAAGTCAAAAGGCGACGGTACGTATACTAAGAACGGTAATTATATTTGTCATGATAGCGAAAGATGTAATCAACAACTCGACCATTTAGACGGATTGTATGAGTTCGTACAAACAGTGAAAATGAAATAA
- a CDS encoding FTR1 family protein — protein MKRYLIVFSIAILICVVAPFSVNAETSLSDIYISVTDAKSAIQDKDNEAFNKHINEIKQNWDKAQKKDHKLVGKIDKDIKKIERSQSSNDKTDALNELTNDLIDYEKVLNPVDKQAKRDQLQNQMTPLINDITQAITKKDFEKAKFINNKLNATWTKNEKIVREEDIGRYGQIETALMFTRIELTKDKVDPVSVQMQVDQLKKELDDYHAGKKSDAKTSNQDVNILNEHLESAIKNIKNDHLAKSKQDLQQFIMAWPNVESEISTKNGSLYTKIEQEIPQYAGQLNESNKDEINNKLNTLNQEIKSTISKTSYTVWDAALILLREGVEALLIIMALLTVTSKSKQKKASKWIISGSVFGIVLSVVLAFVFKSIFDNLGSTRELTEGIVGISSVVLMIIVGMWLHSKSSLATWQNFINKNMDKAMSTGSILTFGLVAFLSVFREGAETIIFYLGIVGNISTWSLILGILIATSILVVIAVFFNQITKWIPIHRLFLIMSIFIFMLAFKILGVSIHTLQILNIVPQHTMNQLPFIELIGFYPTYETVIPQIILVVIVGVYYIASRKNK, from the coding sequence GTGAAACGCTATTTAATCGTCTTTAGTATTGCAATTTTAATATGTGTTGTCGCACCTTTTTCTGTAAATGCAGAGACGAGTTTGAGTGATATTTATATAAGTGTAACGGACGCGAAGTCAGCTATTCAAGATAAGGATAACGAAGCGTTTAATAAACACATTAATGAGATTAAGCAAAATTGGGATAAAGCGCAGAAGAAAGATCATAAACTCGTTGGGAAAATTGATAAAGATATTAAAAAAATTGAGCGCAGCCAATCATCAAATGATAAAACGGATGCACTCAACGAACTGACAAATGATTTGATTGATTACGAAAAAGTATTAAATCCAGTTGATAAACAAGCAAAACGAGATCAGCTACAAAATCAAATGACGCCTTTAATTAACGATATTACACAGGCTATTACTAAAAAAGATTTTGAAAAAGCAAAGTTCATTAACAACAAATTAAATGCAACTTGGACTAAAAACGAAAAAATTGTGCGTGAAGAAGACATTGGGCGATACGGACAAATTGAGACAGCTTTAATGTTTACTCGAATAGAACTCACTAAAGATAAAGTTGACCCGGTAAGTGTTCAAATGCAAGTCGATCAATTAAAGAAGGAATTAGATGATTATCATGCAGGTAAGAAATCTGATGCTAAGACGAGTAACCAAGATGTAAACATTTTAAACGAACATTTAGAAAGTGCAATTAAAAATATTAAAAACGATCATTTAGCAAAATCAAAACAAGACTTGCAACAGTTTATTATGGCGTGGCCAAACGTGGAAAGTGAAATCAGTACGAAAAATGGTTCGTTATATACAAAAATTGAACAAGAAATACCACAATATGCAGGTCAACTAAACGAAAGTAATAAAGATGAAATCAACAACAAATTAAACACATTGAATCAAGAAATTAAATCTACCATTTCTAAAACAAGTTATACTGTTTGGGATGCAGCATTAATTCTGTTGCGTGAAGGTGTAGAAGCATTGCTAATCATCATGGCGTTACTGACAGTTACAAGTAAATCTAAACAAAAGAAAGCATCTAAGTGGATTATCTCTGGTAGTGTATTCGGTATTGTCTTAAGTGTCGTACTCGCTTTCGTCTTTAAATCAATATTTGATAACCTCGGCTCAACGAGAGAGCTAACAGAAGGCATCGTTGGTATCAGTTCAGTAGTATTGATGATTATCGTAGGTATGTGGTTACATTCTAAATCAAGTTTAGCAACGTGGCAGAACTTTATTAATAAAAATATGGATAAAGCGATGTCGACAGGAAGTATACTGACATTTGGATTGGTCGCATTTTTATCAGTGTTTAGAGAAGGTGCGGAGACAATCATATTCTATCTCGGAATCGTAGGAAACATATCGACATGGTCACTTATACTAGGCATACTCATCGCAACAAGTATCTTAGTTGTGATAGCTGTATTCTTTAATCAAATTACAAAATGGATACCAATTCATAGACTATTCTTGATTATGTCCATCTTTATATTTATGCTAGCCTTTAAAATTTTAGGCGTAAGTATTCATACATTACAAATACTCAATATCGTGCCACAACATACGATGAATCAATTACCATTCATTGAACTTATAGGATTCTATCCAACATACGAAACGGTAATACCACAAATCATACTCGTTGTTATTGTCGGCGTGTACTATATTGCAAGTAGGAAAAATAAATAG
- the efeB gene encoding iron uptake transporter deferrochelatase/peroxidase subunit, whose product MSNQDNHIARRDFLKLAGVGGAGLLIGSTGVGGTFLASQYFAKDKTNVKNKVNFYGKYQSGITTEVQKHIYFVVLTINKMSTSDAKEMFKTWTNYSVHLMNGDPVKELGKNKLLPSPDTGETIGLDANRLSLTFGISPSFFDKVGLKKHKPDLLKDLPHFPKDQLDKAYTGGDICIQACSDDPQVNFHAIRNLIRVAKGEVSMKWSQTGFNSFKEKEGKIETPRNLFSFKDGTGNPATNKQSEMDKYVFIQDGWAKNGSYLVARRIQMLLETWDRTSLGEQEATFGRHRHSGAPIGKEKEHDEFDPNIKGENGERLIEKESHVSLAKQSKTNILRRSFSYSDGINPNTGAFDAGLLFISFQKSPEQFITIQNKMGASDKLNEYITHRGSGIFLCLPGVQEGGYLGETLFNRL is encoded by the coding sequence ATGTCTAACCAAGATAACCACATAGCAAGAAGAGACTTTCTTAAACTTGCTGGTGTTGGAGGTGCAGGACTTCTAATAGGTTCTACCGGTGTCGGTGGAACCTTCTTGGCATCTCAATACTTTGCTAAAGATAAAACAAACGTAAAGAATAAAGTTAATTTTTACGGAAAATACCAATCAGGCATCACGACAGAAGTTCAAAAACACATTTATTTTGTAGTCTTAACAATCAATAAAATGTCTACATCTGATGCAAAAGAAATGTTTAAAACGTGGACGAACTACAGTGTGCACTTGATGAACGGTGATCCTGTTAAAGAACTCGGAAAAAATAAATTATTACCAAGTCCAGATACTGGTGAAACGATTGGTTTAGACGCGAACCGATTATCCCTTACTTTCGGTATTAGTCCGTCATTTTTTGATAAAGTGGGTTTAAAAAAGCATAAACCAGATCTATTGAAAGATTTACCACATTTTCCGAAAGACCAACTTGATAAAGCATATACGGGTGGAGATATTTGTATACAAGCTTGTTCAGACGACCCGCAAGTGAACTTTCATGCAATTAGAAACTTAATTCGCGTAGCAAAAGGTGAAGTTTCTATGAAATGGAGTCAGACAGGGTTTAACTCTTTTAAAGAAAAAGAAGGAAAAATCGAAACGCCAAGAAATTTATTTTCATTTAAAGACGGTACGGGAAACCCAGCAACAAATAAACAATCTGAAATGGATAAATACGTCTTTATTCAAGACGGTTGGGCTAAAAATGGCTCTTATTTAGTTGCAAGAAGAATTCAAATGTTGCTTGAAACGTGGGACCGTACTTCACTTGGAGAGCAAGAAGCGACTTTTGGTAGACATCGACATTCTGGTGCGCCAATCGGAAAAGAAAAAGAACACGATGAATTCGACCCTAACATTAAAGGTGAAAATGGCGAACGTTTAATTGAAAAAGAGTCCCACGTGAGCCTTGCTAAACAATCAAAAACGAATATTTTAAGAAGGTCATTTTCATATTCTGATGGTATCAATCCGAATACCGGCGCTTTTGACGCTGGATTATTATTTATATCATTCCAAAAGTCACCTGAACAATTCATCACGATTCAAAATAAAATGGGTGCTTCAGATAAATTAAATGAATATATTACACATCGTGGTTCAGGTATTTTCTTATGTTTACCTGGTGTCCAAGAAGGAGGATATTTAGGTGAAACGCTATTTAATCGTCTTTAG
- the efeO gene encoding iron uptake system protein EfeO, producing the protein MKKLATTILASTLILTACGGNNDDKKESSSSKETKETTKAKADFSKETKAYKKFTTEQLDKFLSETEKFVGAVKANDIEKAKSIYPKARMYYERSEPVAESFGELDPKIDARLADMKEEKKEKEWSGYHKIEKALWEDNTTKGMGPVADQLLKDTKELRAKVDTVEVTPKLMLQGSIDLLNEVSSSKITGEEEIYSHTDLYDFKANIEGAEKIFEIFKDKVTKKDEKLAKTTQERFDNVNKLLDVYKTADGGYVDYTTLSKKDTKELSEAVDKLGESLSQMAVITE; encoded by the coding sequence ATGAAAAAATTAGCAACTACAATTTTAGCAAGTACATTAATTTTAACGGCTTGCGGTGGTAATAACGATGATAAGAAAGAGTCTAGTAGCTCTAAAGAGACGAAAGAAACGACTAAAGCTAAAGCGGATTTTTCTAAAGAAACAAAAGCATATAAAAAATTCACTACAGAGCAACTTGATAAATTTTTAAGTGAAACAGAGAAGTTTGTCGGTGCTGTAAAAGCGAATGATATAGAAAAAGCGAAATCTATTTATCCTAAGGCGCGTATGTATTATGAAAGATCTGAACCTGTAGCGGAAAGTTTTGGAGAATTAGATCCGAAAATTGATGCGCGATTAGCTGATATGAAAGAAGAAAAGAAAGAAAAGGAATGGTCTGGTTATCATAAAATTGAAAAAGCGTTATGGGAAGATAACACAACTAAAGGTATGGGACCTGTAGCCGATCAATTATTAAAAGACACTAAAGAATTAAGAGCTAAAGTGGATACTGTAGAAGTAACACCTAAATTAATGTTACAAGGATCAATTGATTTGTTGAATGAAGTTTCAAGTTCAAAAATAACTGGTGAAGAAGAAATTTATTCACATACTGATTTATATGATTTTAAAGCAAATATCGAAGGTGCAGAGAAGATTTTTGAAATTTTTAAAGATAAAGTAACGAAAAAAGATGAAAAATTAGCAAAAACTACTCAAGAGCGATTTGATAATGTTAATAAATTATTAGATGTATATAAAACTGCAGATGGCGGTTACGTTGACTACACTACATTAAGTAAAAAAGATACAAAAGAACTTTCAGAAGCCGTTGACAAATTAGGTGAATCTTTAAGTCAAATGGCAGTAATTACGGAGTGA